The proteins below are encoded in one region of Microbacterium pygmaeum:
- a CDS encoding GntR family transcriptional regulator: protein MTILAQSGPDAAASEERVTDVIRSAIVRGDYAPNQRLIEADLSETFAASRATVRTALLELANEGLVERLPNRGSRVRAISLAEAIEILEVRIGVEGLCAAKTAASVSDEQIEQFQRMRQDMIDAVADGDLVEYSRLNQLLDQRVRSLSRHATASDVLGRLHAQSVRHQFKLSSRPQRAKVSVLEHAAIIDAIVSRDPDAAEQAVRAHLRSVIGALRELP from the coding sequence ATGACCATCCTTGCGCAGAGCGGTCCCGATGCCGCAGCATCCGAGGAGCGCGTCACCGACGTCATCCGCAGCGCGATCGTACGCGGTGACTACGCCCCGAATCAGCGCCTGATCGAGGCCGATCTCAGCGAGACCTTCGCCGCGAGCCGGGCGACGGTGCGCACCGCGCTGCTCGAGCTCGCCAACGAGGGGCTGGTCGAGCGGCTGCCCAACCGCGGATCGCGTGTCCGGGCGATCTCGCTGGCCGAGGCGATCGAGATCCTCGAGGTGCGGATCGGCGTCGAGGGCCTCTGCGCCGCGAAGACCGCGGCATCCGTCTCGGACGAGCAGATCGAGCAGTTCCAGCGCATGCGCCAGGACATGATCGACGCCGTGGCCGACGGCGACCTGGTGGAGTACTCCCGGCTGAATCAGCTGCTGGATCAGCGTGTGCGATCCCTGAGTCGGCACGCGACGGCATCCGACGTGCTCGGGCGTCTGCACGCCCAGAGCGTGCGCCATCAGTTCAAGCTGTCATCCCGCCCGCAGCGCGCCAAGGTCTCGGTGCTGGAGCACGCGGCGATCATCGACGCGATCGTCTCCCGCGACCCGGACGCTGCTGAGCAGGCGGTGCGCGCCCATCTGCGAAGCGTCATCGGCGCGCTCCGCGAGCTCCCCTAG
- a CDS encoding NAD(P)-dependent oxidoreductase, whose product MTLHIAVLGLGEAGSIYAADLASRGASVVGTDLHVAVAAPGVRIQPDIASAVRDADLVLSLVGAGSAASVLTGALPAMASAALYADMNTSGPDNKRALAEVAAARGIRFVDVAILAPVTRARIDTPLLVSGPGVAALQPLLTQLRIPAMDVGSDAGAAASRKLLRSVFMKGLAAVVIESVTAAQAFGAEAWVVDQIASELGAAGDEAVRHLIDGTTKHAVRREAEMIEVRDLLDELGAAHPMTDGTIQWLRALASQASAPEDRG is encoded by the coding sequence GTGACGTTGCACATCGCAGTGCTGGGTCTGGGCGAAGCGGGGAGCATCTACGCCGCCGATCTCGCGTCGCGTGGAGCGTCCGTCGTCGGAACCGACCTGCACGTCGCGGTCGCCGCCCCCGGCGTCCGGATCCAGCCCGATATCGCATCCGCGGTGCGCGATGCGGACCTCGTGCTGAGCCTGGTGGGCGCAGGGTCCGCGGCATCCGTCCTCACGGGCGCGCTCCCGGCGATGGCCAGCGCCGCCCTCTACGCCGACATGAACACCAGCGGACCGGACAACAAGCGGGCGCTGGCCGAGGTCGCAGCCGCACGCGGCATCCGCTTCGTCGACGTGGCGATCCTCGCGCCGGTGACCCGCGCGCGCATCGACACGCCGCTCCTCGTGAGCGGTCCCGGCGTCGCGGCGCTGCAGCCGTTGCTGACCCAGCTGCGGATCCCCGCGATGGACGTCGGATCGGACGCGGGAGCGGCGGCGAGCCGCAAACTCCTGCGCAGCGTGTTCATGAAGGGTTTGGCCGCCGTGGTCATCGAGAGCGTGACGGCCGCCCAGGCGTTCGGCGCCGAAGCGTGGGTGGTCGACCAGATCGCGTCGGAACTGGGCGCCGCAGGGGACGAGGCAGTGCGTCACCTCATCGACGGCACCACGAAGCACGCCGTTCGACGCGAGGCCGAGATGATCGAGGTGCGCGACCTGCTCGACGAGCTCGGTGCGGCGCATCCGATGACCGACGGCACGATCCAGTGGCTGCGCGCGCTCGCGAGCCAGGCGTCAGCGCCGGAGGATCGAGGCTGA
- a CDS encoding 5-methyltetrahydropteroyltriglutamate--homocysteine S-methyltransferase — translation MSVNPPFRADIVGSFLRPESVKAARARVAAGDLDAAGLALVEDEAITALVQREAAAGLKVATDGEFRRSWWHFDFFGMLDGVNVVELDHGIQFQGVQTRPLGLHIDRQIGFPADHPMLEHFRFLKPVAEAAGVTPKFSIPAPTVLDFRLESDALEGSHYGGHDDIFEDLAATYRAAVQAFYDAGCRYLQFDDTAWAYLCSDVELAKAAERGIRTDHLAERYASLITASLRDKPADMVITTHVCRGNFRSTWISSGGYEPVAEQLLGETPFDGYFLEYDSERAGGFEPLRFLPKGDKVVELGLITTKSGALEDVDAITRRIEEAAAIAPLEQLALSPQCGFASTEEGNVLSEAEQWAKIEEAVAIAAKVWPDA, via the coding sequence ATGTCTGTCAACCCGCCGTTCCGCGCCGACATCGTCGGCAGCTTCCTGCGTCCAGAGTCGGTCAAGGCCGCGCGAGCACGCGTCGCCGCCGGCGATCTCGACGCCGCCGGACTGGCGCTGGTCGAAGACGAGGCGATCACCGCACTCGTGCAGCGCGAAGCCGCCGCGGGGCTGAAGGTCGCCACCGACGGCGAGTTCCGCCGCTCGTGGTGGCACTTCGACTTCTTCGGCATGCTCGACGGCGTCAACGTCGTCGAGCTCGACCACGGCATCCAGTTCCAGGGAGTGCAGACGCGACCGCTGGGCCTGCACATCGACCGCCAGATCGGCTTCCCGGCCGATCACCCGATGCTCGAGCACTTCCGCTTCCTCAAGCCCGTCGCCGAGGCGGCCGGAGTGACGCCGAAGTTCAGCATCCCCGCCCCCACCGTGCTCGACTTCCGTCTCGAGTCCGATGCCCTGGAGGGATCGCACTATGGCGGACACGACGACATCTTCGAGGACCTCGCGGCGACCTACCGCGCCGCGGTGCAGGCGTTCTACGACGCCGGATGCCGCTACCTGCAGTTCGACGACACCGCCTGGGCGTACCTCTGCTCGGACGTCGAGCTGGCCAAGGCGGCGGAGCGCGGCATCCGCACCGACCACCTGGCGGAGCGCTACGCGTCGCTCATCACCGCATCACTTCGCGACAAGCCCGCCGACATGGTGATCACGACGCACGTGTGCCGCGGCAACTTCCGCTCGACGTGGATCTCGTCGGGCGGCTACGAGCCGGTCGCCGAGCAGTTGCTCGGCGAGACCCCCTTCGACGGCTACTTCCTGGAGTACGACAGCGAGCGCGCCGGCGGTTTCGAGCCGCTGCGCTTCCTGCCGAAGGGTGACAAGGTCGTCGAACTCGGCCTGATCACGACGAAATCAGGAGCGCTCGAAGACGTCGATGCGATCACCCGCCGCATCGAGGAGGCCGCCGCGATCGCGCCGCTGGAACAGCTGGCGCTCAGCCCGCAATGCGGGTTCGCCTCGACCGAAGAGGGCAACGTCCTGTCCGAGGCCGAGCAGTGGGCGAAGATCGAAGAGGCCGTCGCGATCGCGGCGAAGGTCTGGCCGGACGCGTAG
- a CDS encoding IclR family transcriptional regulator, which translates to MARASDGESVLHKHLRVLGAFEAAVPFLSLSEIAERAGLALSTAHRVVAELEREGLLERLPDRTYRLGVRLWELACRTPGALGLRELARPHLEAVQARVRQHAQLAVLSDTEVLFLDRLSARDAVINATLIGGRMPLHATSSGLVLLAHSGQSVVDSVLAGPMRRFTPHTIQTEQQLQAALRRVRADGWAVCDGHIHEESRGIAVPVYGAHRDVIAAIGVVVPNDDAPTLGHIELLIRAARDISAAMRAASLPTGHPAATAGGRYRPLVTSSIRSMEYFEATSTTSAS; encoded by the coding sequence GTGGCCCGTGCGTCCGATGGGGAGTCGGTTCTCCACAAGCATCTCCGGGTGCTGGGCGCGTTCGAGGCGGCCGTGCCCTTCCTCTCGCTGTCGGAGATCGCCGAGCGCGCGGGCCTCGCGCTCTCCACCGCGCACCGCGTCGTCGCCGAGCTGGAGCGCGAGGGCCTGCTGGAGAGGCTCCCCGACCGCACGTACCGGCTCGGCGTCCGCCTGTGGGAGCTCGCCTGCCGCACACCGGGCGCGCTGGGGCTGCGAGAGCTGGCCCGACCGCATCTGGAGGCGGTGCAGGCGCGTGTGCGCCAGCACGCGCAACTGGCTGTGCTCAGTGACACCGAAGTCCTGTTCCTCGATCGGCTGTCCGCCCGCGACGCCGTCATCAACGCGACGCTCATCGGCGGACGCATGCCGCTGCATGCCACCTCGAGCGGACTCGTGCTGCTCGCGCATTCCGGGCAGTCGGTCGTCGACTCCGTCCTGGCCGGTCCGATGCGTCGCTTCACGCCGCACACCATCCAGACCGAACAACAGCTGCAGGCCGCCTTGCGGCGCGTCCGCGCCGACGGCTGGGCGGTGTGCGACGGCCACATCCACGAGGAGTCGAGAGGCATCGCCGTTCCCGTCTACGGCGCCCACCGCGATGTCATCGCGGCGATCGGCGTCGTCGTGCCCAACGACGACGCACCGACGCTCGGGCATATCGAGCTGCTGATCCGGGCGGCGCGCGACATCAGCGCTGCGATGCGCGCCGCCTCCCTGCCGACCGGTCACCCCGCCGCGACCGCGGGCGGACGCTACCGGCCGCTGGTCACCTCGTCGATCCGGTCCATGGAGTACTTCGAGGCGACCTCGACCACGTCGGCGTCGTGA
- a CDS encoding ABC transporter ATP-binding protein — protein MAARLSLTDVSLRFGGIKVLEEVSFEVEPGSIFGLVGPNGAGKTSLFNCISGHYKPSSGSILVDENEVIGSRPSSLSRVGLARTFQHPALQLHSTVLENVLLGAHTRLPGGPLEWALRLPRTVRSEKALRGEARELLERNGLGWAAGVHADELSHGLHKGIELCRALLSKPRLLLLDEPAAGLPHAEVEQFIATVRRLRDEEDITIVIVEHHMGLIAALTDRVVVLDHGRKLMEGTAADAQSDPRVIEAYIGKEAADDAA, from the coding sequence ATGGCCGCCCGTTTGAGCCTGACGGATGTGTCCCTGCGCTTCGGCGGAATCAAGGTGCTCGAAGAGGTCTCCTTCGAGGTGGAGCCGGGCTCGATCTTCGGTCTCGTCGGCCCGAACGGGGCGGGGAAGACCTCGCTGTTCAACTGCATCAGCGGCCACTACAAGCCCTCGTCGGGATCGATCCTCGTCGATGAGAACGAGGTCATCGGCTCTCGCCCGTCGTCGCTGTCCCGCGTGGGGCTCGCCCGGACATTCCAGCATCCCGCCCTTCAGCTGCACTCGACCGTTCTGGAGAACGTGCTCCTGGGCGCGCACACCCGCCTACCCGGCGGGCCGCTCGAATGGGCGCTGCGACTGCCGCGCACGGTCCGTTCGGAGAAGGCGCTGCGCGGCGAGGCGCGGGAGCTGCTGGAACGCAACGGGCTCGGCTGGGCAGCCGGCGTCCACGCCGACGAACTCTCGCACGGTCTGCACAAGGGCATCGAGCTGTGCCGTGCGCTGTTGTCGAAGCCGCGCCTCCTGCTGCTCGATGAGCCCGCGGCCGGCCTTCCGCACGCCGAGGTCGAGCAGTTCATCGCGACCGTGCGTCGGCTTCGCGACGAGGAGGACATCACGATCGTGATCGTCGAGCACCACATGGGACTGATCGCCGCCCTCACCGATCGTGTCGTCGTGCTCGACCACGGACGCAAGCTCATGGAAGGGACGGCTGCGGACGCCCAGTCCGACCCGCGCGTCATCGAGGCGTACATCGGCAAGGAGGCCGCCGATGACGCTGCTTGA
- a CDS encoding ABC transporter ATP-binding protein: MTLLELTDVTASYGSVQVLEGVSLSVPDQGAVGILGANGAGKTTTLRAISGTVRAGGGILFDGKDIRGMRPDRVAALGIAHVPEGRGTLSDLTVRENLRVGAYLRKDRKGIEADIEYCLDLFPNLKERIKSHGSALSGGEQQMLAVARAVMAKPRLMLLDEASLGLAPSTAKNVYQAIGRLRKESGIAMLVVEQNANLAFTLVDTATVLETGRSVLTGTSAELKGMDEIRRAYLGG; the protein is encoded by the coding sequence ATGACGCTGCTTGAGCTCACCGACGTGACCGCCTCGTACGGAAGCGTGCAGGTGCTCGAGGGCGTGTCGCTGTCCGTGCCCGATCAGGGTGCCGTCGGCATCCTCGGCGCCAACGGGGCGGGCAAGACCACCACCCTGCGTGCGATCAGCGGCACGGTGCGCGCCGGCGGGGGCATCCTCTTCGACGGCAAGGACATCCGAGGGATGCGCCCCGATCGTGTCGCCGCCCTCGGCATCGCGCATGTGCCCGAGGGACGCGGGACGCTGTCGGATCTGACCGTCCGCGAGAACCTCCGCGTCGGCGCCTACCTGCGCAAGGACCGGAAGGGGATCGAGGCCGACATCGAGTACTGCCTCGACCTCTTCCCCAACCTCAAGGAGCGGATCAAGTCGCACGGCTCCGCGCTCTCCGGCGGTGAGCAGCAGATGCTGGCCGTCGCCCGCGCCGTGATGGCCAAGCCGCGGCTGATGCTGCTGGACGAGGCATCGCTCGGCCTCGCCCCGAGCACGGCGAAGAACGTCTACCAGGCGATCGGTCGCCTGCGGAAGGAATCCGGCATCGCGATGCTCGTCGTGGAGCAGAACGCAAACCTCGCCTTCACCCTCGTCGACACGGCCACGGTCCTGGAGACCGGGCGCAGCGTCCTGACCGGTACATCGGCCGAGCTCAAGGGCATGGACGAGATCCGACGCGCCTACCTGGGGGGCTGA
- a CDS encoding branched-chain amino acid ABC transporter permease produces the protein MGTFIQLVIDGLSAGSIYAALALAIVLVNQATGLINFAQGGMAVLAAYFAYTFLQWGVPLVLAILLSVGASFVLGALIERFLMRRFERGDPDTAVVVTIGLLTLITGLCGWIWSFNNLQFPSLFPLQNIDVLGAVVSVRSIGTTLVIVGIMILLQLLFIGTKLGLALRAVAVNPRSAELSGLPVGRLLMVGWGLAAGLGAIAGALIAPTLTLTPGMMDSALVYALAAVILGGMSSPFGVVIAAWLIGVLENLAAVYVPIIGYDLKIAVPFILIFIVLIVRPQGLFGRKDVVRV, from the coding sequence GTGGGCACCTTCATCCAGCTCGTCATCGACGGTCTCTCGGCCGGATCGATCTATGCAGCCCTCGCCCTGGCCATCGTGCTCGTGAACCAGGCGACCGGACTCATCAACTTCGCCCAGGGCGGCATGGCGGTGCTGGCGGCCTACTTCGCATACACGTTCCTGCAGTGGGGTGTGCCGCTGGTCCTGGCGATCCTGCTCTCGGTCGGAGCCTCGTTCGTGCTGGGCGCTCTCATCGAACGATTCCTGATGCGCCGATTCGAGCGGGGCGATCCCGACACCGCGGTGGTGGTCACGATCGGTCTGCTCACGCTCATCACCGGCCTCTGCGGATGGATCTGGAGCTTCAACAACCTCCAGTTCCCGTCGCTGTTCCCCCTGCAGAACATCGACGTCCTCGGAGCCGTTGTCAGCGTCCGCTCGATCGGCACGACGCTGGTCATCGTCGGGATCATGATCCTCCTGCAGCTGCTGTTCATCGGCACCAAACTCGGCCTGGCGCTGCGCGCCGTCGCCGTCAACCCGCGGTCGGCTGAACTGTCCGGCCTGCCGGTCGGCCGTCTGCTGATGGTCGGCTGGGGGCTGGCGGCCGGTCTCGGCGCGATCGCGGGCGCACTGATCGCTCCCACGCTGACGCTGACGCCCGGGATGATGGATTCCGCACTCGTCTACGCGCTTGCCGCCGTGATCCTCGGCGGGATGTCCAGCCCGTTCGGCGTCGTCATCGCCGCGTGGCTGATCGGCGTGCTGGAGAACCTCGCCGCCGTGTACGTGCCGATCATCGGGTACGACCTGAAGATCGCGGTGCCGTTCATCCTCATCTTCATCGTGCTCATCGTCAGGCCCCAGGGACTGTTCGGCCGGAAAGACGTGGTGCGCGTGTGA
- a CDS encoding branched-chain amino acid ABC transporter permease, with product MTTTAAGWMTRPWVRWAAVALVVVILLVAPLILPVFVNQTLARIGVFAVAVLGLNVVMGYTGQVSLGQIFFVGVGAYVTAYGVNAGWNIALVLILAALIPGVIGLLISLAAARLGGLAIAMVTIALPIIGVPLAKRLSDLTGGSQGISARFSAAPDWSGLATDQWQLYIVIAIAGTVFLLTRNLVRGKYGRAFAIVKGNEAVASSMGISPYRYKVLAFTIASLIGGVSGFLYMVVVQYTSPETMSFGHSITLLASMVIGGAGSMFGSLLGGAYYVLAPQVTNAIDPSLTAVLQGIILLAILFVLPGGLVTLPRLWRRRRRSSASPTPNQSQGKRQDT from the coding sequence GTGACGACCACGGCAGCCGGATGGATGACGCGGCCCTGGGTGCGCTGGGCCGCAGTGGCGCTGGTCGTGGTCATCCTCCTCGTGGCGCCGCTGATCCTGCCGGTCTTCGTCAACCAGACCCTCGCGCGCATCGGGGTCTTCGCCGTCGCCGTGCTCGGATTGAACGTGGTGATGGGCTACACGGGGCAGGTCTCGCTCGGCCAGATCTTCTTCGTCGGGGTCGGGGCCTACGTCACGGCGTACGGGGTCAACGCCGGCTGGAACATCGCGCTCGTCCTGATCCTCGCCGCCCTCATCCCCGGAGTGATCGGCCTGCTCATCTCACTCGCGGCCGCGCGGCTCGGCGGGCTGGCGATCGCGATGGTCACGATCGCCCTGCCGATCATCGGCGTGCCGCTGGCCAAGCGCCTGTCCGATCTCACCGGCGGCTCGCAGGGCATCTCCGCGCGCTTCTCGGCCGCCCCCGATTGGTCGGGCCTGGCCACCGACCAGTGGCAGCTGTACATCGTGATCGCGATCGCCGGCACCGTCTTCCTCCTCACGCGCAACCTCGTGCGCGGCAAGTACGGTCGGGCATTCGCGATCGTGAAGGGGAACGAGGCGGTCGCTTCGTCGATGGGGATCTCGCCGTACCGGTACAAGGTGCTGGCGTTCACGATCGCCTCGCTGATCGGCGGCGTCAGCGGCTTCCTCTACATGGTCGTCGTCCAGTACACCTCACCGGAGACGATGAGCTTCGGGCATTCGATCACCCTCCTGGCATCGATGGTCATCGGCGGTGCTGGCAGCATGTTCGGCTCGCTGCTGGGCGGCGCGTACTACGTACTCGCCCCACAGGTCACCAACGCGATCGACCCGAGCCTGACCGCCGTGCTGCAGGGGATCATCCTCCTCGCGATCCTGTTCGTGCTCCCCGGCGGACTCGTGACCCTGCCGCGCCTGTGGCGACGGCGCAGGAGATCGTCGGCATCACCCACACCCAATCAGTCACAAGGAAAGAGGCAGGACACATGA
- a CDS encoding ABC transporter substrate-binding protein, with protein MSTLRTRARVITVVAGIGIVAVLAAGCARGGTTDGGGGDASEGPAEASPGITDTSITLGITSPLTGATAGPGNCTVDGALAYFGVKNADGGIEFGDGKTRTVEIKAYDDAYDPQKALTNFQQMVSDGVFAAGVGLGTPTNRAWREAAIDEGVPQVLVMTGDPIFSDRAESPEQIGLVPIYQQEGGAFGELLASSTDEHKVAILSQNDDYGDGYVEGFKAAVEGSDNIEIVKELTYEATDTSVDAQLTELAASGADVFFNAMSITPLVISSLKKTEELGWKPSWFLPSNTSSPGGILQQPDVHADVFPGIYTVAFSQSAASPAFQESEEGKAFLAAIDEYTNQEGVPAFPHCVWSWIAAATLDQAFQKMTEPTRENFMEALLSIQDYAAPFMLEGSVIDTTQDGKPAVSDVSVQLYNGKGYATAESFGG; from the coding sequence ATGAGCACACTGCGCACCAGAGCGCGGGTCATCACGGTCGTCGCGGGGATCGGCATCGTCGCCGTCCTCGCCGCCGGGTGCGCCCGCGGAGGAACGACCGACGGGGGCGGCGGAGACGCCAGCGAAGGTCCCGCCGAGGCCAGTCCCGGCATCACCGACACCAGCATCACGCTGGGCATCACGAGCCCGCTCACCGGGGCGACGGCCGGACCCGGCAACTGCACCGTCGACGGCGCGCTCGCGTACTTCGGCGTCAAGAACGCGGACGGCGGCATCGAGTTCGGCGACGGCAAGACCCGGACCGTGGAGATCAAGGCGTACGACGATGCGTACGATCCGCAGAAGGCACTGACGAACTTCCAGCAGATGGTCTCGGACGGCGTCTTCGCCGCGGGTGTCGGTCTCGGCACACCCACCAACCGCGCGTGGCGGGAAGCGGCCATCGATGAAGGTGTTCCGCAGGTGCTGGTCATGACGGGCGACCCGATCTTCAGCGACCGGGCCGAGAGCCCCGAGCAGATCGGTCTCGTGCCGATCTACCAGCAGGAGGGCGGCGCGTTCGGCGAGCTGCTGGCGTCCTCGACCGACGAGCACAAGGTCGCGATCCTCTCGCAGAACGACGATTACGGCGACGGGTACGTCGAGGGCTTCAAGGCGGCGGTCGAGGGCTCCGACAACATCGAGATCGTGAAGGAGCTCACCTACGAGGCGACCGACACCTCGGTCGACGCGCAGCTCACGGAGCTCGCCGCCAGCGGGGCGGATGTCTTCTTCAACGCGATGTCGATCACACCCCTCGTGATCTCCTCCCTGAAGAAGACCGAAGAGCTCGGATGGAAGCCCAGCTGGTTCCTGCCGTCGAACACCTCGAGCCCCGGCGGAATCCTGCAGCAGCCCGACGTGCACGCCGATGTCTTCCCGGGGATCTACACGGTGGCGTTCTCGCAGTCGGCGGCCAGCCCCGCCTTCCAGGAGAGCGAAGAGGGCAAGGCGTTCCTCGCGGCGATCGACGAGTACACCAACCAGGAGGGCGTGCCCGCCTTCCCGCACTGCGTCTGGAGCTGGATCGCCGCGGCCACGCTCGACCAGGCATTCCAGAAGATGACCGAGCCGACCCGCGAGAACTTCATGGAGGCGCTGCTGAGCATCCAGGACTACGCGGCACCGTTCATGCTCGAAGGATCGGTCATCGACACCACGCAGGACGGCAAGCCGGCCGTCTCCGACGTGTCGGTTCAGCTGTACAACGGCAAGGGCTACGCCACCGCAGAATCGTTCGGCGGCTGA
- a CDS encoding IclR family transcriptional regulator, translating to MTDEGTTGAGGGAAGVLARAVGVLRVFTSDADTLTATDLAERSGLPRSTAHRLATEMAALGLLDRTADGAYSIGTGLWELGELAPVSMRLRERALPHVLRLYEASGENVHVAVLSGDDPVTAEALYVARVSGPHSIPTLSRMGGRHPLHTTGVGKALLAVQDDEWLDAFFHRTLERETVYSIIDERQLRDEIASARERGFATTRQEMTLGNISIAAPIPATAGLPPAAVGVVTHIARADERRHGPLVVAAAHDIARDLATP from the coding sequence ATGACCGACGAGGGGACGACCGGCGCCGGAGGCGGCGCGGCGGGCGTACTCGCGCGCGCGGTCGGCGTGCTGCGCGTATTCACCTCGGACGCGGACACCCTGACCGCCACCGACCTCGCCGAGCGATCGGGCCTCCCGCGCTCCACTGCGCATCGGCTGGCGACCGAGATGGCGGCCCTGGGACTGCTCGATCGCACCGCGGACGGCGCCTATTCGATCGGCACCGGGCTCTGGGAGCTGGGTGAACTGGCCCCGGTGTCGATGCGTCTGCGTGAGCGCGCCCTGCCGCACGTCCTGCGCCTCTATGAGGCCAGTGGTGAGAACGTACATGTGGCCGTACTCAGCGGCGACGATCCGGTCACCGCCGAGGCGCTCTACGTCGCCCGAGTCAGCGGACCCCACTCGATCCCGACGCTCAGCCGGATGGGCGGACGGCACCCGCTGCACACCACGGGAGTGGGGAAGGCGCTGCTGGCGGTGCAGGACGACGAATGGCTGGATGCCTTCTTCCACCGCACCCTCGAGCGCGAGACCGTCTACTCGATCATCGACGAGCGGCAGCTGCGCGATGAGATCGCCTCGGCCCGAGAGCGCGGCTTCGCCACCACCCGGCAGGAGATGACGCTCGGCAACATCTCGATCGCCGCGCCGATCCCGGCGACAGCGGGACTCCCGCCGGCCGCTGTCGGCGTGGTCACCCACATCGCACGGGCGGACGAGCGCCGACACGGCCCGCTGGTCGTGGCGGCTGCGCACGACATCGCGCGCGACCTCGCGACACCATGA
- the pcaH gene encoding protocatechuate 3,4-dioxygenase subunit beta: MTPADPARTEEAFSSSVVLEQTAAAPETLLASPDQLQQAEITQEIIDVHAAAARREAAGEKLSISLHDFRPYRSSVLRHPTKNPKLIDPETIELWSPAFGQRDVAAIESDLTLQHMGEPQGERITVQGRLLDSWGRPLANQLVEIWQANAAGRYIHQRDQHPAPLDPNFTGAGRTVTGPDGEYAFTTIKPGAYPWKNHVNAWRPAHIHFSVFGTGFTQRLVTQMYFPGDPLFPLDPIYNTIWRQEDRDRLIGQYDHDLSVPEFSMGYRFDIVVDGPDATWFEPEGEH; this comes from the coding sequence ATGACCCCTGCTGACCCGGCCCGGACCGAAGAGGCGTTCTCGTCGTCGGTCGTCCTCGAGCAGACCGCTGCGGCGCCCGAGACGCTGCTCGCATCGCCTGATCAGCTGCAGCAGGCGGAGATCACCCAGGAGATCATCGACGTCCACGCTGCGGCCGCGCGCCGCGAAGCGGCGGGCGAGAAGCTCTCCATCAGCCTGCACGACTTCCGCCCCTACCGTTCGAGCGTGCTGCGGCACCCGACGAAGAACCCGAAGCTGATCGACCCCGAGACGATCGAGCTGTGGTCACCCGCGTTCGGTCAGCGTGACGTCGCCGCCATCGAGTCCGACCTCACCCTTCAGCACATGGGCGAACCCCAGGGCGAGCGCATCACCGTGCAGGGTCGCCTGCTGGATTCCTGGGGACGACCCCTCGCCAACCAGCTCGTGGAGATCTGGCAGGCCAATGCCGCGGGCAGGTACATCCATCAGCGTGACCAGCACCCTGCACCTCTGGACCCGAACTTCACCGGCGCCGGTCGCACGGTCACGGGCCCGGACGGCGAGTACGCGTTCACGACGATCAAGCCGGGCGCCTACCCGTGGAAGAACCACGTGAATGCCTGGCGACCCGCGCACATCCACTTCTCGGTCTTCGGGACCGGGTTCACCCAGCGGCTGGTGACGCAGATGTACTTCCCGGGCGATCCGCTGTTCCCCCTGGATCCGATCTACAACACCATCTGGCGTCAGGAGGACCGCGACCGCCTCATCGGCCAGTACGACCACGATCTCTCCGTGCCGGAGTTCTCGATGGGCTACCGGTTCGACATCGTAGTCGACGGACCGGATGCCACGTGGTTCGAGCCGGAGGGAGAGCACTGA
- the pcaG gene encoding protocatechuate 3,4-dioxygenase subunit alpha encodes MAVQRPQAAKTHQPTGGQTVGPFFAFGLDYAKKHEVAFPHSPGSIVLGGTVYDGAGAPIPDAVIEIWGADQDGTISRERGAFRRDDHTFTGFGRAATTDDGRYEFWTRNPGPVDGKAPFFSVIVFARGLPDKLVTRIYLPEHEDLLAADALLSSLEPQERATLIATRTPDGYLQHDIRLQGEKETVFLAF; translated from the coding sequence ATGGCCGTGCAGCGACCGCAGGCCGCGAAGACCCACCAGCCGACCGGAGGGCAGACCGTTGGTCCGTTCTTCGCGTTCGGCCTGGACTACGCCAAGAAGCACGAGGTGGCCTTCCCGCACAGCCCGGGCTCGATCGTGCTGGGCGGCACCGTCTACGACGGCGCCGGAGCGCCGATCCCCGACGCGGTGATCGAGATCTGGGGCGCCGATCAGGACGGCACGATCTCCCGCGAACGCGGGGCGTTCCGCCGCGATGACCACACCTTCACCGGCTTCGGCCGGGCAGCCACGACCGATGACGGACGGTACGAGTTCTGGACCCGCAACCCCGGTCCGGTGGACGGCAAGGCACCGTTCTTCTCGGTGATCGTCTTCGCCCGCGGCCTGCCCGACAAGCTCGTCACCCGCATCTATCTTCCTGAGCACGAGGACCTGCTGGCCGCAGACGCGCTGCTCTCATCGCTGGAGCCGCAGGAGCGCGCTACGCTCATCGCAACGCGCACCCCCGACGGGTACCTGCAGCACGACATCCGGCTGCAGGGCGAGAAGGAGACCGTCTTCCTTGCCTTCTGA